The Rosa chinensis cultivar Old Blush chromosome 7, RchiOBHm-V2, whole genome shotgun sequence DNA segment AACACATGACCTTTACAATATTAGAATTATAACTTACTAATAAGTCACATCTCACTGGCAACCAGCCACATTCTTTTCCTACATCAATTATACATGTCTCCTAACTAATTTGATTGTGTTTTATATAGGTATATACCTGGGTTTTGCATTGTTGTTACTATTCATTGCTGCACGGTATGTTTACACAGccataaacaaaaagaaacatattATCCGCAAGAAAATGTTTTTCAAGAGAAATGGAGGCTTATTGTTAGAGCAACAATTACGGTTTGCTAAAATTAATGGTGAGAAGATCAAGCTCTTCAAATCAAAAGAATTAGAGAAGTCCACTGAcaattttagtataaatagaattCTTGGACATGGAGGTCATGGTACTGTGTATAAAGGGATGTTGAAGGATGGAAGAATTGTTGCTGTAAAGAAGTCTAAACTGGTAGATGAAAGCAAGCTTgcagaattcatcaatgaagtTGTCATTCTTTCAGAAATCAAACACAGGAATGTAGTTAAATTGCTGGGTTGTTGTTTAGAGACTGAAATTCCTATTGTAGTGTATGAATTCATACCTAATGGAACGCTCTTCCAGTATATCCATGATGAGAAGAATGAGGAATTTCCACTTACATGGAAAATGCGCTTACGTATTGCCACAGAAATTGCAGGAGCTCTTTCCTACTTACATGCTACAGCTTCATGTCCCATTTATCACAGAGACATTAAGTCTACCAACATCCTCTTAGATGAAAAATATAGAGCTAAAATTGCTGACTTTGGAACTTCTAGATCAGTTGCTATTGACCAAACTCACTTGACCACACTTGTACATGGGACATTTGGTTACTTGGACCCTGAGTACTTCCGATCAAGCAAATTTACAGAGAAAAGTGATGTGTATAGCTTCGGGGTTGTCCTCGTTGAGCTCTTAACAGGGAAGAAACCAGTTTCCGCGATAAAAGTGttgaaacaagaagaagaataccAGAGTCTTGTTGCATGTTTCATTATATTGATGCAAGAAAATCGTTTATTTGACATTGTTGATGAACAGGTTTCAAAGGAGGGTTCTAAAAAAGATATTAGAATAGTTGCTAACCTTGCAGAGAAATGTTTGGATTTGAATGGAAGGAAGCGCCCTACAATGAGAGAAGTCACAACTGAGTTGGAAGTCATCCAAATGTCAAAAACGACTTCAATTATTGAACAAATTTATGAAGATGTTGAACTTCCATGTCAAGGATAGATTAAGCGAGCATGAGGATGTTGCAACAAGTTCAATTGGCAAGGAGTCAGTTCAGTCTAGGATGAGGTTGTTGATTTGACTTTAATATTGCTTGTATTACATGTTTGATTTAATATTGTAAAAAATTATGCACCTGTTTTGCTTGATGCTCATTCGAAATTtcacaagaaagaaaatttatctTTCATACATAGAGAACAGACAGTAAATTGGACACAATGACACATATAATAGTCAATGCAGCTCATCCACAATCCAAACGTGAATGGAAGAGACAAGTGTACACTCAAAATCATATACCAAAACCAATCATATCGAACAAATTAACAAAATAGAATACTTATAAATAGCGACAAACGCGGATCGTTTGACCATTTACCTTAATTCTAGGGACCTTTTTTCCCCTTACACACCAacttatttttttctcacttacccataaagactctaataaggttttctttaatacccaattaagtttttttttttttgtttgagactattttacctTCACCTCTttgtgtagatacctctactagcaaggctatttgctacatcaccaagcataagta contains these protein-coding regions:
- the LOC112178071 gene encoding wall-associated receptor kinase-like 17 produces the protein MQLLINVLIIFLLWDTSTEASTNQERPIARPNCQQLCGDVNIPYPFGIGPNKDCYIDKWFEIECHNHSGRHKPFLSQGKPKLEVLEISIDGTLRMRSNNQTVGGCMSTCGDNTVGNGCIGTNCCQTILPQYLSEISTKLQSESAEADSGKQPDAILSAHSYAFMVDQEWFQNNISYFGDIKDMDNVPVVLEWRLSLDKNSSSFTSYEKFIAKTYLGFTLSSIPYMGIYLGFALLLLFIAARYVYTAINKKKHIIRKKMFFKRNGGLLLEQQLRFAKINGEKIKLFKSKELEKSTDNFSINRILGHGGHGTVYKGMLKDGRIVAVKKSKLVDESKLAEFINEVVILSEIKHRNVVKLLGCCLETEIPIVVYEFIPNGTLFQYIHDEKNEEFPLTWKMRLRIATEIAGALSYLHATASCPIYHRDIKSTNILLDEKYRAKIADFGTSRSVAIDQTHLTTLVHGTFGYLDPEYFRSSKFTEKSDVYSFGVVLVELLTGKKPVSAIKVLKQEEEYQSLVACFIILMQENRLFDIVDEQVSKEGSKKDIRIVANLAEKCLDLNGRKRPTMREVTTELEVIQMSKTTSIIEQIYEDVELPCQG